One Dehalogenimonas sp. THU2 DNA window includes the following coding sequences:
- a CDS encoding magnesium transporter CorA family protein, with protein sequence MAIIPNSKSIKNAPKAPETVIEQVSLGDLTWINIEKPTDTEISHLAANYSFHPLDLDDVLSKRQRPKIDEYKDYLFFVFHFPVYNKTERLLMPSQVSVFVGANYIITLHAGNLKPLSKLFRECEIDVESRNEYLSHGPGYLLYRIVDRLVDYCQPIVSKILDNMDTIEDEIFARRRTGTVRDISVLRRDIITFRRTIWPMRTVATSLEPKLRRYTDHDMGVYFGDLIDHVDKIWDSLDECKEVIEGLSATYDSMSYNNYNSGIRTLTIFATITLPALIVASVYGMNIPLPFQDTEHSFIIVAGITLGLSMLTALILRRLKII encoded by the coding sequence ATGGCGATTATTCCGAATTCTAAATCGATAAAGAACGCGCCCAAGGCGCCCGAAACCGTGATAGAACAAGTTTCTCTCGGGGATCTGACGTGGATCAATATCGAGAAGCCTACCGATACCGAAATATCGCATCTGGCGGCGAATTATTCCTTCCACCCCCTCGACCTCGATGACGTGCTGTCCAAACGGCAGCGCCCGAAAATCGATGAATACAAGGACTATCTGTTCTTCGTGTTCCATTTTCCTGTCTATAACAAGACGGAGCGCCTGCTCATGCCGTCCCAGGTCTCTGTCTTCGTCGGCGCCAATTACATCATCACCCTGCACGCCGGGAATTTAAAGCCGCTGTCGAAACTGTTCCGGGAGTGCGAGATCGACGTAGAGTCCCGTAATGAATATCTCAGTCACGGACCGGGATACCTTCTCTACCGTATCGTCGACCGGTTGGTGGACTACTGTCAGCCTATCGTCAGCAAGATACTCGACAACATGGACACCATCGAGGACGAGATATTCGCTCGGCGCCGCACCGGCACGGTGCGAGATATATCCGTTCTGCGCAGGGACATCATCACCTTCCGCCGCACTATCTGGCCGATGCGCACTGTGGCCACCAGTCTGGAACCGAAACTGCGGCGCTATACCGATCACGATATGGGCGTCTACTTTGGCGATCTTATCGATCACGTGGACAAGATCTGGGACAGCCTGGACGAATGCAAGGAAGTTATCGAGGGTCTTTCGGCCACCTACGACTCGATGTCCTACAACAACTATAACTCCGGTATCCGCACGCTTACCATCTTCGCCACCATCACCCTGCCCGCCCTCATCGTGGCCAGCGTTTACGGTATGAACATTCCGCTGCCTTTTCAGGACACGGAACATTCCTTCATCATCGTGGCGGGCATCACCCTGGGATTATCCATGCTCACAGCGCTTATCCTCCGGCGGCTTAAAATAATCTAA
- a CDS encoding queuosine precursor transporter, with amino-acid sequence MNTVSYRLIVVAALFVTALITANIIAVKLIAVGSDIVLPAAILVFPLSYIIGDILTEVYGFAWARRVIWLGFMCNLLFVFFAWIGGLLPGASFWGGQAAYETILGYTPRLLLASFCGYLIGSFSNAAIMSRMKILTRGRHLWSRTIGSTVIGEGLDSAVFITIAFIGTPAFAPIFIVYHWAAKTMIEVVATPVTYAVVNYLKGVEQVDTFDVGVSLNPFGLAEAKT; translated from the coding sequence TTGAACACCGTTTCCTATCGCCTTATCGTCGTTGCCGCCCTGTTCGTCACGGCGCTCATCACGGCTAACATCATCGCTGTGAAACTGATCGCCGTGGGTTCCGACATCGTGCTGCCCGCCGCTATCCTGGTATTTCCCTTGAGCTACATCATCGGCGATATCCTGACCGAGGTTTACGGCTTCGCCTGGGCCCGGCGCGTCATCTGGCTGGGGTTCATGTGCAACCTCCTCTTCGTTTTCTTTGCCTGGATCGGCGGCCTGCTGCCCGGCGCCTCGTTCTGGGGCGGTCAGGCGGCTTATGAGACCATCCTGGGCTACACGCCGCGCCTGCTGCTGGCCTCGTTCTGTGGTTACCTTATCGGCAGTTTCTCCAACGCCGCCATCATGTCGCGGATGAAGATACTGACCCGGGGCCGTCACCTGTGGAGCCGGACCATCGGCTCCACCGTCATCGGTGAAGGTCTGGATTCCGCGGTTTTCATTACCATCGCTTTCATCGGCACGCCGGCCTTCGCGCCCATCTTCATCGTCTATCACTGGGCGGCCAAGACGATGATCGAAGTGGTGGCTACGCCGGTGACCTATGCCGTGGTCAACTATCTTAAAGGCGTGGAACAAGTGGATACTTTCGATGTCGGCGTCAGCCTCAACCCCTTCGGATTGGCCGAGGCTAAGACTTGA